A window of Malania oleifera isolate guangnan ecotype guangnan chromosome 5, ASM2987363v1, whole genome shotgun sequence contains these coding sequences:
- the LOC131156232 gene encoding ferric reduction oxidase 7, chloroplastic-like isoform X3, with the protein MMMIIPGGIDPGPHIIVWISSSDGYSLNDSLAPHPLPPEFVNSLFEKWIGATSGTVFGITGSLFLLFSGPILIIAFLAIIHLIVSGEEELQERKPPKSPCFRLWTFPVLVDGPFGVVSAAEFFGILLFFAYVIWAVAAYTVRNYNLLSKYQLPAKIECSLMLELSGLRFGLIGLFCLAFLFLPIARGSVLLRLIDVPFEHATKYHVWLGHLTMVIFTLHGLLYIIAWAMEGHLIHEILEWKDIGVANLAGVISLLAGLFMWVTSLPPVRKQNFELFFYTHQLYIVFVVFLALHVGDFIFSMAAGGIFLFILDRFLRFCQSRRTVDIISTTCLPGGTVEFVLSKPRNMRYNALSFIFLQIRELSWLQWHPFSVSSSPLDGKFHLSVLIKVLGKWTEELRRHIHMEGAPQTDLPFQPRSKITASVEGPYGHESPYHLMYENLILVAGGIGISPFLAILRDIFHRIREGKPCLPRNILIVWAVKRSNELPLLSMDDMESICPFYSQTMNLETQIYVTREVQPPLEEGQNQKNINSSIFPVSSRCGMSPLVGTGDNIWSGIYIVSSTVGFIILLALLDIYYINPFGINTWWYKGLLFVVCMVASVLIFGGLVVSLWNFWEGKISARDESEDNSKQTEAIQHDETLANKVPHQENFASSRTIAYGGRPDFTEIFGSIAKQWGYVDIGVMVCGPPTLQTSVAKECRSQNLNRRRNDPIFHFNSHSFDL; encoded by the exons ATGATGATGATAATACCTGGTGGGATTGATCCAGGTCCGCATATAATTGTATGGATCTCTTCCTCGGATGGCTACTCACTGAATGATAGTCTGGCCCCTCACCCATTGCCACCTG AGTTTGTCAATTCCCTCTTTGAGAAATGGATTGGAGCCACCAGCGGGACTGTGTTTGGAATCACAG GAAGTTTGTTTCTGCTTTTTAGCGGCCCAATTCTCATTATTGCATTTCTTGCTATAATACATCTTATCGTATCTGGGGAAGAGGAACTACAAGA GAGGAAGCCTCCAAAATCCCCATGTTTTCGGTTGTGGACATTCCCCGTTCTTGTCGATGGACCATTTGGGGTTGTTTCTGCTGCTGAGTTCTTTGGGATACTGCTCTTCTTTGCTTATGTTATCTGGGCTGTTGCTGCTTATACTGTGCGAAACTACAACCTTTTGTCCAAGTACCAATTGCCAGCCAAAATTGAATG TTCTTTGATGCTGGAACTGTCAGGACTGCGCTTTGGTTTGATTGGCTTATTTTGCTTGGCATTTTTATTTCTCCCAATTGCAAGGGGCTCAGTTCTTCTCCGCCTTATCGATGTCCCATTTGAGCATGCTACCAAATATCACGTGTGGTTGGGACATCTCACAATGGTGATATTTACTCTTCACGGATTGTTGTACATAATTGCATGGGCAATGGAGGGCCATCTCATACATGAA ATACTGGAGTGGAAAGATATTGGTGTTGCAAATCTTGCAGGAGTCATAAGCCTTTTAGCTGGTTTATTTATGTGGGTGACATCACTTCCTCCAGTTAGGAAGCAAAATTTTGAGTTGTTCTTTTACACCCATCAACTCTACATAGTTTTTGTAGTATTTTTGGCTTTGCATGTTGGTGACTTTATATTTAGTATGGCTGCTGGAGGAATATTCCTGTTCATACTGGATCGCTTCCTAAGATTCTGTCAATCACGGAGGACTGTAGACATTATTTCAACCACATGCCTTCCGGGTGGAACAGTGGAGTTTGTTCTTTCAAAACCTAGAA ATATGCGGTATAATGCTCTGAGTTTTATCTTCCTTCAAATTCGGGAATTATCTTGGCTGCAGTGGCATCCATTCAGTGTTTCATCTAGTCCTCTAGATGGTAAATTTCATCTTTCAGTTCTCATAAAGGTTCTTGGGAAGTGGACAGAAGAGTTAAGGAGACACATACATATGGAGGGGGCACCTCAAACAGATCTACCCTTTCAACCTCGATCTAAGATTACAGCTTCTGTAGAGGGACCTTATGGACATGAATCACCATATCATTTGAT GTATGAAAACCTTATTCTGGTAGCTGGTGGTATTGGAATTTCTCCATTCCTGGCaatattaagggatattttccACCGGATCAGGGAGGGGAAGCCTTGTCTACCAAGAAATATCTTAATTGTTTGGGCTGTGAAAAGATCCAATGAGCTTCCTCTTCTATCGATGGATGACATGGAATCAATCTGTCCATTTTACTCTCAAACAATGAATCTTGAAACTCAAATTTATGTTACTCGGGAAGTACAACCTCCATTG GAAGAGGGTCAAAATCAGAAGAATATAAATTCTTCCATCTTCCCCGTCTCCAGTAGATGTGGCATGTCTCCTTTGGTTGGTACAGGAGATAATATATGGTCTGGAATTTATATCGTTTCATCTACAGTTGGCTTTATTATCTTGCTTGCTTTGTTGGATATCTATTATATAAACCCTTTCGGCATAAATACTTGGTGGTACAAAGGGCTTCTATTCGTCGTTTGCATGGTTGCAAGCGTTCTCATCTTTGGGGGTCTTGTGGTGAGTTTGTGGAATTTCTGGGAAGGAAAAATTTCAGCAAGGGATGAATCTGAGGATAACAGTAAACAAACTGAAGCTATACAGCATGATGAGACTTTGGCTAACAAGGTTCCGCACCAAGAAAATTTTGCTAGTTCAAGGACCATAGCCTATGGCGGCAGACCAGACTTCACAG AGATTTTTGGATCAATAGCAAAGCAGTGGGGCTATGTTGATATTGGTGTGATGGTGTGTGGTCCTCCAACGCTTCAAACAAGTGTCGCAAAAGAGTGCAGGTCACAGAATTTAAACAGAAGGCGCAACGACCCAATCTTTCATTTCAACAgccatagttttgatttgtaa
- the LOC131156232 gene encoding ferric reduction oxidase 7, chloroplastic-like isoform X2 — MMMIIPGGIDPGPHIIVWISSSDGYSLNDSLAPHPLPPAEFVNSLFEKWIGATSGTVFGITGSLFLLFSGPILIIAFLAIIHLIVSGEEELQERKPPKSPCFRLWTFPVLVDGPFGVVSAAEFFGILLFFAYVIWAVAAYTVRNYNLLSKYQLPAKIECSLMLELSGLRFGLIGLFCLAFLFLPIARGSVLLRLIDVPFEHATKYHVWLGHLTMVIFTLHGLLYIIAWAMEGHLIHEILEWKDIGVANLAGVISLLAGLFMWVTSLPPVRKQNFELFFYTHQLYIVFVVFLALHVGDFIFSMAAGGIFLFILDRFLRFCQSRRTVDIISTTCLPGGTVEFVLSKPRNMRYNALSFIFLQIRELSWLQWHPFSVSSSPLDGKFHLSVLIKVLGKWTEELRRHIHMEGAPQTDLPFQPRSKITASVEGPYGHESPYHLMYENLILVAGGIGISPFLAILRDIFHRIREGKPCLPRNILIVWAVKRSNELPLLSMDDMESICPFYSQTMNLETQIYVTREVQPPLEEGQNQKNINSSIFPVSSRCGMSPLVGTGDNIWSGIYIVSSTVGFIILLALLDIYYINPFGINTWWYKGLLFVVCMVASVLIFGGLVVSLWNFWEGKISARDESEDNSKQTEAIQHDETLANKVPHQENFASSRTIAYGGRPDFTEIFGSIAKQWGYVDIGVMVCGPPTLQTSVAKECRSQNLNRRRNDPIFHFNSHSFDL, encoded by the exons ATGATGATGATAATACCTGGTGGGATTGATCCAGGTCCGCATATAATTGTATGGATCTCTTCCTCGGATGGCTACTCACTGAATGATAGTCTGGCCCCTCACCCATTGCCACCTG CAGAGTTTGTCAATTCCCTCTTTGAGAAATGGATTGGAGCCACCAGCGGGACTGTGTTTGGAATCACAG GAAGTTTGTTTCTGCTTTTTAGCGGCCCAATTCTCATTATTGCATTTCTTGCTATAATACATCTTATCGTATCTGGGGAAGAGGAACTACAAGA GAGGAAGCCTCCAAAATCCCCATGTTTTCGGTTGTGGACATTCCCCGTTCTTGTCGATGGACCATTTGGGGTTGTTTCTGCTGCTGAGTTCTTTGGGATACTGCTCTTCTTTGCTTATGTTATCTGGGCTGTTGCTGCTTATACTGTGCGAAACTACAACCTTTTGTCCAAGTACCAATTGCCAGCCAAAATTGAATG TTCTTTGATGCTGGAACTGTCAGGACTGCGCTTTGGTTTGATTGGCTTATTTTGCTTGGCATTTTTATTTCTCCCAATTGCAAGGGGCTCAGTTCTTCTCCGCCTTATCGATGTCCCATTTGAGCATGCTACCAAATATCACGTGTGGTTGGGACATCTCACAATGGTGATATTTACTCTTCACGGATTGTTGTACATAATTGCATGGGCAATGGAGGGCCATCTCATACATGAA ATACTGGAGTGGAAAGATATTGGTGTTGCAAATCTTGCAGGAGTCATAAGCCTTTTAGCTGGTTTATTTATGTGGGTGACATCACTTCCTCCAGTTAGGAAGCAAAATTTTGAGTTGTTCTTTTACACCCATCAACTCTACATAGTTTTTGTAGTATTTTTGGCTTTGCATGTTGGTGACTTTATATTTAGTATGGCTGCTGGAGGAATATTCCTGTTCATACTGGATCGCTTCCTAAGATTCTGTCAATCACGGAGGACTGTAGACATTATTTCAACCACATGCCTTCCGGGTGGAACAGTGGAGTTTGTTCTTTCAAAACCTAGAA ATATGCGGTATAATGCTCTGAGTTTTATCTTCCTTCAAATTCGGGAATTATCTTGGCTGCAGTGGCATCCATTCAGTGTTTCATCTAGTCCTCTAGATGGTAAATTTCATCTTTCAGTTCTCATAAAGGTTCTTGGGAAGTGGACAGAAGAGTTAAGGAGACACATACATATGGAGGGGGCACCTCAAACAGATCTACCCTTTCAACCTCGATCTAAGATTACAGCTTCTGTAGAGGGACCTTATGGACATGAATCACCATATCATTTGAT GTATGAAAACCTTATTCTGGTAGCTGGTGGTATTGGAATTTCTCCATTCCTGGCaatattaagggatattttccACCGGATCAGGGAGGGGAAGCCTTGTCTACCAAGAAATATCTTAATTGTTTGGGCTGTGAAAAGATCCAATGAGCTTCCTCTTCTATCGATGGATGACATGGAATCAATCTGTCCATTTTACTCTCAAACAATGAATCTTGAAACTCAAATTTATGTTACTCGGGAAGTACAACCTCCATTG GAAGAGGGTCAAAATCAGAAGAATATAAATTCTTCCATCTTCCCCGTCTCCAGTAGATGTGGCATGTCTCCTTTGGTTGGTACAGGAGATAATATATGGTCTGGAATTTATATCGTTTCATCTACAGTTGGCTTTATTATCTTGCTTGCTTTGTTGGATATCTATTATATAAACCCTTTCGGCATAAATACTTGGTGGTACAAAGGGCTTCTATTCGTCGTTTGCATGGTTGCAAGCGTTCTCATCTTTGGGGGTCTTGTGGTGAGTTTGTGGAATTTCTGGGAAGGAAAAATTTCAGCAAGGGATGAATCTGAGGATAACAGTAAACAAACTGAAGCTATACAGCATGATGAGACTTTGGCTAACAAGGTTCCGCACCAAGAAAATTTTGCTAGTTCAAGGACCATAGCCTATGGCGGCAGACCAGACTTCACAG AGATTTTTGGATCAATAGCAAAGCAGTGGGGCTATGTTGATATTGGTGTGATGGTGTGTGGTCCTCCAACGCTTCAAACAAGTGTCGCAAAAGAGTGCAGGTCACAGAATTTAAACAGAAGGCGCAACGACCCAATCTTTCATTTCAACAgccatagttttgatttgtaa
- the LOC131156232 gene encoding ferric reduction oxidase 7, chloroplastic-like isoform X1, whose product MDERSHSPHDPLLSKGGVDCFSSAKRKTPFILKWVLRVTMWVVFIAWAAFLFLYPAEFVNSLFEKWIGATSGTVFGITGSLFLLFSGPILIIAFLAIIHLIVSGEEELQERKPPKSPCFRLWTFPVLVDGPFGVVSAAEFFGILLFFAYVIWAVAAYTVRNYNLLSKYQLPAKIECSLMLELSGLRFGLIGLFCLAFLFLPIARGSVLLRLIDVPFEHATKYHVWLGHLTMVIFTLHGLLYIIAWAMEGHLIHEILEWKDIGVANLAGVISLLAGLFMWVTSLPPVRKQNFELFFYTHQLYIVFVVFLALHVGDFIFSMAAGGIFLFILDRFLRFCQSRRTVDIISTTCLPGGTVEFVLSKPRNMRYNALSFIFLQIRELSWLQWHPFSVSSSPLDGKFHLSVLIKVLGKWTEELRRHIHMEGAPQTDLPFQPRSKITASVEGPYGHESPYHLMYENLILVAGGIGISPFLAILRDIFHRIREGKPCLPRNILIVWAVKRSNELPLLSMDDMESICPFYSQTMNLETQIYVTREVQPPLEEGQNQKNINSSIFPVSSRCGMSPLVGTGDNIWSGIYIVSSTVGFIILLALLDIYYINPFGINTWWYKGLLFVVCMVASVLIFGGLVVSLWNFWEGKISARDESEDNSKQTEAIQHDETLANKVPHQENFASSRTIAYGGRPDFTEIFGSIAKQWGYVDIGVMVCGPPTLQTSVAKECRSQNLNRRRNDPIFHFNSHSFDL is encoded by the exons ATGGATGAACGCTCACACTCACCCCATGACCCTCTCCTTTCCAAAGGAGGTGTCGATTGTTTTTCTTCGGCCAAGAGGAAGACACCCTTCATTTTGAAATGGGTTCTTAGAGTTACAATGTGGGTTGTTTTCATTGCCTGGGCTGCTTTTCTCTTTCTGTATCCAGCAGAGTTTGTCAATTCCCTCTTTGAGAAATGGATTGGAGCCACCAGCGGGACTGTGTTTGGAATCACAG GAAGTTTGTTTCTGCTTTTTAGCGGCCCAATTCTCATTATTGCATTTCTTGCTATAATACATCTTATCGTATCTGGGGAAGAGGAACTACAAGA GAGGAAGCCTCCAAAATCCCCATGTTTTCGGTTGTGGACATTCCCCGTTCTTGTCGATGGACCATTTGGGGTTGTTTCTGCTGCTGAGTTCTTTGGGATACTGCTCTTCTTTGCTTATGTTATCTGGGCTGTTGCTGCTTATACTGTGCGAAACTACAACCTTTTGTCCAAGTACCAATTGCCAGCCAAAATTGAATG TTCTTTGATGCTGGAACTGTCAGGACTGCGCTTTGGTTTGATTGGCTTATTTTGCTTGGCATTTTTATTTCTCCCAATTGCAAGGGGCTCAGTTCTTCTCCGCCTTATCGATGTCCCATTTGAGCATGCTACCAAATATCACGTGTGGTTGGGACATCTCACAATGGTGATATTTACTCTTCACGGATTGTTGTACATAATTGCATGGGCAATGGAGGGCCATCTCATACATGAA ATACTGGAGTGGAAAGATATTGGTGTTGCAAATCTTGCAGGAGTCATAAGCCTTTTAGCTGGTTTATTTATGTGGGTGACATCACTTCCTCCAGTTAGGAAGCAAAATTTTGAGTTGTTCTTTTACACCCATCAACTCTACATAGTTTTTGTAGTATTTTTGGCTTTGCATGTTGGTGACTTTATATTTAGTATGGCTGCTGGAGGAATATTCCTGTTCATACTGGATCGCTTCCTAAGATTCTGTCAATCACGGAGGACTGTAGACATTATTTCAACCACATGCCTTCCGGGTGGAACAGTGGAGTTTGTTCTTTCAAAACCTAGAA ATATGCGGTATAATGCTCTGAGTTTTATCTTCCTTCAAATTCGGGAATTATCTTGGCTGCAGTGGCATCCATTCAGTGTTTCATCTAGTCCTCTAGATGGTAAATTTCATCTTTCAGTTCTCATAAAGGTTCTTGGGAAGTGGACAGAAGAGTTAAGGAGACACATACATATGGAGGGGGCACCTCAAACAGATCTACCCTTTCAACCTCGATCTAAGATTACAGCTTCTGTAGAGGGACCTTATGGACATGAATCACCATATCATTTGAT GTATGAAAACCTTATTCTGGTAGCTGGTGGTATTGGAATTTCTCCATTCCTGGCaatattaagggatattttccACCGGATCAGGGAGGGGAAGCCTTGTCTACCAAGAAATATCTTAATTGTTTGGGCTGTGAAAAGATCCAATGAGCTTCCTCTTCTATCGATGGATGACATGGAATCAATCTGTCCATTTTACTCTCAAACAATGAATCTTGAAACTCAAATTTATGTTACTCGGGAAGTACAACCTCCATTG GAAGAGGGTCAAAATCAGAAGAATATAAATTCTTCCATCTTCCCCGTCTCCAGTAGATGTGGCATGTCTCCTTTGGTTGGTACAGGAGATAATATATGGTCTGGAATTTATATCGTTTCATCTACAGTTGGCTTTATTATCTTGCTTGCTTTGTTGGATATCTATTATATAAACCCTTTCGGCATAAATACTTGGTGGTACAAAGGGCTTCTATTCGTCGTTTGCATGGTTGCAAGCGTTCTCATCTTTGGGGGTCTTGTGGTGAGTTTGTGGAATTTCTGGGAAGGAAAAATTTCAGCAAGGGATGAATCTGAGGATAACAGTAAACAAACTGAAGCTATACAGCATGATGAGACTTTGGCTAACAAGGTTCCGCACCAAGAAAATTTTGCTAGTTCAAGGACCATAGCCTATGGCGGCAGACCAGACTTCACAG AGATTTTTGGATCAATAGCAAAGCAGTGGGGCTATGTTGATATTGGTGTGATGGTGTGTGGTCCTCCAACGCTTCAAACAAGTGTCGCAAAAGAGTGCAGGTCACAGAATTTAAACAGAAGGCGCAACGACCCAATCTTTCATTTCAACAgccatagttttgatttgtaa